From the Solanum pennellii chromosome 4, SPENNV200 genome, one window contains:
- the LOC107015619 gene encoding NAD(P)H-quinone oxidoreductase subunit M, chloroplastic — protein MAATSTYMASTHFSMLSWSTKGKNKQVKRRNFFSVSAQQAEVEELKVEKEEEKKEEEKQEEGAMKKPRPVEPQINVQSKNMTREHGGQWLSSATRHVRIYAAYIDPETFAFDQTQMDKLTLLLDPTDEFVWTDDTCTKVYSYFQELVDHYEGAPLTEYTLRLIGSDIEHYIRKLLYTGEIQYNMNARVLNFSMGKPRVGFNYNGQMEDVNQ, from the exons ATGGCAGCAACTTCAACATACATGGCTTCAACCCATTTCAGCATGTTAAGTTGGAGCACAAAGGGAAAGAATAAACAAGTCAAAAGGAGAAACTTTTTCTCAGTTTCAGCACAGCAAGCAGAAGTTGAAGAGCTAAAAGTagaaaaagaggaagaaaagaaagaagaagaaaaacaagaagagGGGGCAATGAAGAAGCCAAGGCCAGTAGAACCACAAATAAATGTGCAGAGCAAGAACATGACCAGAGAACATGGAGGACAATGGCTCAGTAGTGCTACTAGACATGTTAGAATATATGCAGCTTATATTGATCCTGAAACCTTTGCTTTCGATCAAACACAAATGGATAAACTCACACTTCTTCTTGACCCTACTGATGAATTTGTGTGGACTGATGATACTTGTACCAAAGTCTATTCTTACTTCCAAGAACTTGTTGATCATTATGAG GGAGCTCCATTGACGGAGTACACGCTTCGTCTGATAGGTTCAGACATAGAGCACTACATAAGAAAACTTCTCTATACTGGAGAAATCCAATACAACATGAATGCAAGAGTTCTTAACTTCAGTATGGGGAAACCAAGAGTTGGGTTCAATTACAATGGACAAATGGAAGATGTAAACCAGTAA
- the LOC107016070 gene encoding uncharacterized protein LOC107016070 — MGKVGMEKLCPCQDKDTYHDLCSALESCVHVDEDYKSLLLFIEKGGVDAGDRDNPKLAFFDVDVDPLYMNFLANTKLDGTSYVSKVNDQNGLTVFIKYERDRELEFHGVERGQDHVREKCELGRISKALKTNARKNRMENGILSKKQRNEDRDSDNRKQRIDVEIVPGKEHKMKGGILSKKPRNEDMELANRKQQIDVNIGPGKEQQIKDGILSKRQGNEDRDLDNRNHRIDVMTVHGKKQKMNDGILSKERRNEDRDLFNCKHIIDENIIPVKELKIQNDSKFMDVEVKIEPHEDSDSIKEAESKSEVEILENVGADIGWGSSSNPFVPSVERCLNLDATIIDSRYRKEVLNLLMKPYNEEEYKKLWKDIKMRLPSSSTNGHGKSLLSLHKAVNRAIKRANHDKDKKLNIMRGFFFWLEHLTRQDAFQPWEDAECLQTMPGSS, encoded by the exons ATGGGGAAAGTTGGTATGGAGAAATTGTGTCCTTGTCAAGATAAGGACACATATCATGACCTTTGTAGTGCATTAGAAAGTTGTGTTCATGTGGATGAAGATTATAAAAGCTTGTTGTTATTTATAGAGAAGGGTGGAGTTGATGCTGGTGATAGGGATAACCCTAAACTTGCTTtttttgatgttgatgttgacccGCTTTATATGAATTTCTTGGCTAACACTAAGCTAGATGGAACATCATATGTTTCTAAAGTTAATGATCAGAATGGGTTGACAGTGTTCATCAAGTATGAGAGAGATAGGGAGTTGGAGTTTCATGGGGTTGAAAGGGGTCAAGATCATGTTAGGGAAAAATGCGAACTGGGGAGGATTTCAAAAGCTCTAAAGACTAATGCGAGAAAGAATAGGATGGAAAATGGGATTTTAAGTAAGAAGCAAAGAAATGAGGATAGGGATTCAGACAATAGGAAGCAAAGAATTGATGTGGAGATTGTACCTGGTAAGGAGCACAAGATGAAAGGTGGGATTTTGAGTAAGAAGCCACGGAATGAGGATATGGAATTAGCTAACAGGAAGCAGCAAATTGATGTGAACATTGGACCTGGTAAGGAGCAGCAGATAAAAGATGGCATTTTGAGTAAGAGGCAAGGAAACGAGGATAGGGATTTAGATAACAGGAATCATAGAATTGATGTGATGACTGTACATGGTAAGAAGCAGAAGATGAATGATGGGATTTTGAGTAAGGAGCGACGAAACGAGGATAGGGATTTATTTAACTGTAAGCACATAATTGATGAAAACATTATACCTGTTAAGGAGCTGAAGATTCAGAATGATAGCAAATTCATGGATGTGGAAGTAAAAATTGAACCTCACGAAGATTCTGATT CTATTAAGGAGGCAGAATCCAAAAGTGAAGTAGAAATCCTTGAGAATGTAGGTGCAGATATAGGCTGGGGCAGTAGCTCTAACCCCTTTGTACCTTCAGTGGAACGTTGCCTGAAT CTGGATGCGACAATCATAGATTCTAGGTACAGGAAGGAGGTTTTGAATTTATTGATGAAGCCCTACAATGAAGAGGAGTATAAGAAGCTCTGGAAAGACATTAAGATGCGATTACCATCTAGCTCTACAAATGGACATGGAAAATCCCTTCTATCACTCCATAAAG CTGTCAATCGGGCAATCAAAAGGGCCAATCATGACAAAGATAAAAAGTTGAACATCATGCGTGGATTTTTCTTTTGGTTAGAG CATCTAACTCGGCAAGATGCATTCCAGCCTTGGGAGGATGCAGAATGTCTACAGACTATGCCTGGATCTTCCTAG